A stretch of Microbacterium caowuchunii DNA encodes these proteins:
- a CDS encoding glycoside hydrolase family 15 protein: MSHAIEDYAILSNCRTAALVSRDGSVDWFCAPRFDSASVFGALLGDTEQGSWHLRPRDRTARVTRRYDGDTFVLVTRWETASGIAEVHDVLPMDGGRVDLVRRIIGVSGEVEFTTHLRVRFDYARALPWMRQIGDETGPALLAAAGPDALVVRGVQLGPHGHAHRGRVTVAAGAHVDLVATWFPSYAPVPEPCDVDAALAETRAWWMDWAADIDHSGPRREEVVRSLLVLRALTHEETGGIVAAVTTSLPEQFGGARNWDYRYVWLRDAALTLEILVSHGFLGVAERWRQWLLRALAGDPAQMQIMYGIAGERDLDERVIRSLPGYQGAAPVRIGNGAVGQYQADVVGEVMVALEASRIAGLPGDSFSWSLQRVLLEGVEGNIERADNGIWEIRGDLQMFTQSRAMMWAAFDRGVRAAEEFGLDGPVERWRMLRDRLRDEIDTRGVDPEGGYFTQHYGSREVDASLLLLAQVGFCGYDDPRMLATVAEIERTLMTTGLVARYRTESGIDGLAGAEHPFLACTFWLVEQLACSGRPADAHALMDRVCATRNDVGLLSEEYDVANARQAGNTPQALSHLALVRAADALGGHGGRAAHRRRV, from the coding sequence GTGAGCCACGCCATCGAGGACTACGCGATCCTCAGCAACTGCCGCACCGCCGCGCTCGTGTCCCGGGACGGCAGCGTGGACTGGTTCTGCGCGCCGCGCTTCGACTCCGCCTCCGTCTTCGGCGCCCTCCTCGGCGACACCGAGCAGGGGTCGTGGCACCTCCGCCCCCGTGATCGGACCGCCCGCGTCACCCGGCGATACGACGGCGACACCTTCGTGCTCGTGACGCGCTGGGAGACGGCCTCGGGTATCGCCGAGGTGCACGACGTGCTGCCGATGGACGGGGGCCGGGTGGATCTCGTGCGCCGGATCATCGGGGTGTCCGGGGAGGTGGAGTTCACGACCCACCTGCGCGTCCGGTTCGACTACGCCCGCGCTCTGCCGTGGATGCGGCAGATCGGCGACGAGACCGGACCGGCGCTCCTCGCGGCCGCCGGTCCGGATGCACTCGTCGTCCGCGGGGTGCAGCTCGGCCCCCACGGGCACGCGCACCGGGGCCGGGTCACGGTGGCCGCCGGCGCGCACGTCGACCTGGTCGCCACCTGGTTCCCGTCCTACGCGCCCGTCCCGGAGCCGTGCGACGTCGATGCCGCGCTCGCGGAGACCCGGGCCTGGTGGATGGACTGGGCGGCCGACATCGACCACTCCGGGCCACGGCGCGAGGAGGTCGTGCGCTCGCTGCTGGTGCTGCGGGCGCTCACGCACGAGGAGACCGGCGGGATCGTGGCGGCGGTGACCACCTCGCTCCCGGAGCAGTTCGGCGGCGCGCGGAACTGGGACTACCGCTACGTGTGGTTGCGGGATGCCGCACTCACCCTGGAGATCCTCGTGTCGCACGGCTTCCTGGGCGTCGCGGAGCGCTGGCGGCAGTGGCTGCTCCGGGCGCTCGCCGGTGACCCGGCGCAGATGCAGATCATGTACGGGATCGCCGGGGAGCGGGACCTCGACGAGCGGGTCATCCGCAGCCTGCCGGGATACCAGGGTGCGGCACCGGTCCGGATCGGCAACGGCGCAGTCGGGCAGTACCAGGCCGACGTCGTGGGGGAGGTGATGGTGGCGCTGGAGGCTTCACGCATCGCCGGGCTCCCCGGGGACTCGTTCAGCTGGTCGTTGCAGCGGGTCCTGCTGGAGGGGGTCGAGGGGAACATCGAGCGGGCCGACAACGGCATCTGGGAGATCCGCGGCGACCTGCAGATGTTCACGCAGTCCCGGGCGATGATGTGGGCGGCGTTCGACCGGGGCGTGCGAGCGGCCGAGGAGTTCGGGCTCGACGGACCGGTGGAGCGGTGGCGGATGCTGCGGGACCGGCTGCGGGACGAGATCGACACCCGCGGGGTGGACCCGGAGGGCGGCTACTTCACGCAGCACTACGGATCGCGGGAGGTCGACGCTTCCCTGCTCCTGCTCGCCCAGGTGGGGTTCTGCGGATACGACGACCCGCGGATGCTGGCGACGGTCGCGGAGATCGAGCGGACCCTGATGACGACGGGCCTCGTGGCGCGGTACCGCACGGAGTCGGGGATCGACGGTCTGGCCGGTGCGGAGCATCCGTTCCTGGCGTGCACGTTCTGGCTCGTGGAGCAGCTGGCGTGCTCGGGGCGGCCGGCGGACGCGCACGCCCTCATGGACCGCGTCTGCGCCACCCGCAACGACGTGGGCCTGCTGTCCGAGGAGTACGACGTGGCGAACGCCCGGCAGGCGGGCAACACCCCGCAAGCGCTGTCGCATCTCGCGCTGGTGCGGGCGGCGGACGCCCTGGGCGGCCACGGCGGACGCGCCGCGCACCGTCGCCGGGTCTGA
- a CDS encoding glucose-6-phosphate dehydrogenase, whose protein sequence is MTDDTTLVIFGGTGDLAARLLLPALAELVDREPARSVRLIGAGRGELTDAAWRAQVRKAFGDERSDAVSAMAKSTVYRQTDPTVGTDVTRLLGEIDGRTVLYFAVPPQVTQRACEQLTPEDLGDDTLLVLEKPFGTDAASAAELNAVLRSLVPEERIFRVDHFLGQSTVLNILGLRFANRLFEPIWSADHIESIVIRYDESLALEDRAGYYDATGALVDMIQSHLLQVMAVVAMEAPATLDETDLRDATAAVLRATALWDDNAVRSARRARYTAGRINGEEVPAYTDEPGVDPSRRTETLAEATFEVRTARWSGVPITLRSGKAIGRPCREIVLTFRPVRHLPAGFTGAAPGSRLRFSLGPDAMSLELNVNGGEDPFALERRSVEASLGAGSLRAYAEVLAGILDGDAALSVRGDAAEQCWRIVQPVLDTWRRGDVPLDEYAAGSDGPEGWPELP, encoded by the coding sequence ATGACGGACGACACCACCCTCGTGATCTTCGGCGGGACGGGCGATCTCGCGGCACGGCTCCTCCTGCCCGCCTTGGCCGAGCTGGTGGATCGCGAGCCGGCGCGATCGGTGCGCCTGATCGGGGCCGGCCGGGGAGAGTTGACCGACGCCGCCTGGCGCGCGCAGGTGCGCAAGGCTTTCGGCGACGAGCGGTCGGATGCCGTCTCCGCCATGGCGAAGTCGACCGTGTACCGGCAGACGGACCCGACCGTGGGCACCGACGTCACGCGTCTGCTCGGGGAGATCGACGGGCGGACCGTCCTCTACTTCGCCGTCCCGCCGCAGGTGACCCAGCGCGCGTGCGAGCAGCTCACCCCGGAGGACCTCGGCGACGACACCCTGCTGGTCCTCGAGAAGCCGTTCGGGACGGATGCCGCGAGCGCCGCCGAGCTCAACGCGGTGCTGCGCTCCCTCGTCCCGGAGGAGCGCATCTTCCGGGTCGATCACTTCCTGGGACAGTCCACGGTGCTGAACATCCTGGGTCTGCGATTCGCGAACCGGCTGTTCGAGCCGATCTGGTCGGCCGATCACATCGAATCCATCGTCATCCGCTACGACGAGTCGCTCGCGCTCGAGGACCGCGCGGGGTACTACGACGCCACCGGCGCACTCGTCGACATGATCCAGAGCCACCTGCTGCAGGTCATGGCGGTCGTCGCGATGGAGGCGCCCGCCACGCTCGACGAGACGGATCTGCGCGACGCCACGGCGGCGGTCCTGCGGGCCACCGCCCTCTGGGACGACAACGCCGTGCGCTCCGCCCGGCGGGCCCGCTACACGGCGGGGCGGATCAACGGCGAGGAGGTGCCCGCCTACACGGACGAGCCGGGCGTCGATCCGTCGCGGCGCACCGAGACACTCGCCGAGGCGACCTTCGAGGTCCGCACGGCACGGTGGTCCGGCGTGCCCATCACCCTCCGCTCGGGCAAGGCGATCGGCCGGCCCTGCAGGGAGATCGTGCTCACCTTCCGCCCCGTGCGCCACCTTCCGGCCGGGTTCACCGGCGCCGCGCCGGGCTCCCGCCTGCGCTTCTCCCTCGGCCCCGATGCGATGAGCCTCGAGCTCAACGTCAACGGCGGGGAGGATCCCTTCGCGCTGGAGCGCCGGTCGGTGGAGGCGTCGCTGGGCGCCGGCTCGCTGCGCGCCTATGCCGAGGTGCTCGCCGGCATCCTCGACGGGGACGCCGCCCTGTCCGTGCGCGGCGACGCGGCGGAGCAGTGCTGGCGCATCGTGCAGCCGGTCCTGGACACGTGGCGGCGCGGCGACGTCCCCCTGGACGAGTACGCCGCAGGCTCCGACGGCCCGGAGGGATGGCCCGAGCTGCCCTGA
- a CDS encoding VOC family protein, with protein MFTATAAFSGFSVDDTAAARTFYGDVLGMETTDNPMGFLELVLGSGARVLVYEKPGHVPAEYTVLNFPVLDIDDAVDDLRARGVETKIYPDSEFRSDERGIVRGAGHGPDIAWFRDPAGNILAVLQT; from the coding sequence GTGTTCACTGCCACCGCCGCATTCAGCGGGTTCAGCGTCGACGACACCGCCGCGGCGCGGACGTTCTACGGCGACGTCCTCGGCATGGAGACCACCGACAACCCCATGGGGTTCCTCGAGCTCGTGCTCGGGTCCGGGGCGCGGGTGCTGGTGTACGAGAAGCCCGGGCACGTCCCGGCCGAGTACACCGTGCTCAACTTCCCGGTGCTCGACATCGACGACGCCGTCGACGACCTGCGGGCGCGCGGCGTGGAGACCAAGATCTACCCGGACAGCGAGTTCCGCTCCGACGAGCGCGGGATCGTGCGCGGCGCAGGCCACGGTCCGGACATCGCCTGGTTCCGGGATCCCGCGGGCAACATCCTGGCCGTGCTGCAGACCTGA
- the rraA gene encoding ribonuclease E activity regulator RraA, translating into MPLATADLYDERGDELDSLALQMHDVGGHVAFHGPVRTIRCHRDNALVKATLATPGEGAVLVVDGGGSLASALVGDVIAGSAVRNGWAGIIVHGAVRDRVAIGGLPIGVKALGSNPRTSAKAGVGEVDVPVEIAGVVFTPGKHVWADADGVLVER; encoded by the coding sequence ATGCCCCTCGCGACCGCTGATCTCTACGACGAACGCGGCGACGAGCTCGACTCGCTCGCCCTGCAGATGCACGACGTCGGCGGGCACGTCGCGTTCCACGGGCCGGTGCGCACGATCCGCTGCCATCGCGACAACGCGCTGGTGAAGGCGACCCTCGCCACCCCTGGCGAGGGGGCGGTCCTGGTCGTCGACGGCGGCGGGTCGCTCGCCTCCGCCCTCGTCGGCGACGTGATCGCCGGCTCGGCCGTGCGCAACGGGTGGGCGGGGATCATCGTGCACGGGGCGGTGCGGGACCGCGTCGCGATCGGCGGGCTGCCGATCGGCGTCAAGGCGCTCGGATCCAACCCGCGCACGAGCGCGAAGGCGGGCGTCGGCGAGGTCGACGTCCCGGTCGAGATCGCCGGGGTGGTGTTCACCCCGGGCAAGCACGTGTGGGCCGACGCCGACGGCGTGCTGGTCGAGCGGTAG
- a CDS encoding nitroreductase family protein: MTPVSSRTAITDRPVLDVFAERWSTRIFDASAPLDEDAFGSALEAARWAPSASNTQPWRAVVARRGTAEHQRIMDALMGFNQEWAGSASALVAFVAEIAREDGEPMPWAVYDTGQAAAYFTIQAHAGGLATHQMGGFHRDQVAAAFDIDPRFEVISVVAVGVLGDPADVSEKIRERENAPRTRRPIAETLIADA; encoded by the coding sequence ATGACCCCTGTTTCTTCCCGCACCGCCATCACCGACCGGCCCGTCCTCGACGTGTTCGCCGAGCGCTGGAGCACGCGGATCTTCGACGCATCCGCTCCGCTGGACGAGGACGCGTTCGGGAGCGCGCTGGAGGCCGCCCGCTGGGCGCCGTCGGCCAGCAACACCCAGCCGTGGCGCGCCGTCGTCGCGCGTCGTGGCACGGCCGAGCACCAGCGCATCATGGATGCCCTGATGGGCTTCAACCAGGAGTGGGCGGGTTCCGCCTCCGCTCTCGTCGCCTTCGTCGCCGAGATCGCCCGGGAGGACGGCGAGCCCATGCCGTGGGCCGTCTACGACACCGGGCAGGCCGCCGCGTACTTCACCATCCAGGCGCACGCCGGGGGCCTGGCCACGCACCAGATGGGCGGCTTCCACCGCGACCAGGTCGCCGCGGCGTTCGACATCGACCCGCGCTTCGAGGTCATCTCGGTGGTCGCGGTCGGCGTGCTGGGCGACCCGGCCGACGTGTCCGAGAAGATCCGGGAGCGCGAGAACGCGCCCCGCACCCGCCGCCCCATCGCGGAAACCCTGATCGCCGACGCCTGA
- a CDS encoding type III polyketide synthase, protein MTPSIVAIGTAVPATRLTQDEIREVFAAQPGVDRLTKRLIHAAFDASAIETRHTVLSDLAPGGRSDPEALEVRRDGLLLSPSTARRNDEFRRLAPALFADAARRALADAALEPDAVTHLVTVSCTGLYAPGPDVGLVRELGLDPGVERYHLGFVGCAAAMPALRAAHRIATARPGAVVLVVCTELCSLHLRASSDPQQIVAASVFADGASAAIVTSDDRFAGGTRLEFGEFATALTADGDEEMAWVIGDEGFEMTLSAEVPRIVGREVRGAAAAIQDCEVWAVHPGGRSVLDRVAAGLDLSEEQMTPSRRILREYGNMSSATILFILREILHDASAGETSVGALAFGPGLTVETARLSRRAPATA, encoded by the coding sequence ATGACACCGAGCATCGTGGCGATCGGGACCGCCGTTCCCGCCACCCGACTCACGCAGGACGAGATCCGCGAGGTGTTCGCCGCCCAACCCGGTGTCGACCGCCTGACGAAGCGGCTGATCCACGCCGCCTTCGACGCATCCGCCATCGAGACCCGGCACACCGTGCTCAGCGATCTCGCGCCGGGCGGACGCTCCGACCCGGAGGCGCTCGAGGTGCGCCGGGACGGCCTGCTGCTCTCCCCGTCCACCGCCCGCCGCAACGATGAGTTCCGGCGCCTGGCGCCCGCGCTGTTCGCGGACGCCGCGCGCCGCGCACTCGCGGACGCGGCGCTCGAACCCGACGCGGTGACCCATCTCGTCACGGTCTCGTGCACCGGGCTGTACGCCCCGGGACCGGATGTGGGCCTCGTGCGCGAGCTCGGCCTGGACCCGGGGGTGGAGCGCTATCACCTCGGCTTCGTCGGCTGCGCGGCGGCCATGCCCGCTCTCCGCGCCGCGCACCGCATCGCCACCGCGCGCCCGGGCGCGGTGGTCCTGGTGGTCTGCACGGAGCTGTGCTCGCTGCACCTGCGCGCCTCGTCCGACCCGCAGCAGATCGTCGCGGCATCCGTCTTCGCCGACGGCGCGTCCGCGGCGATCGTCACCTCCGACGACCGCTTCGCCGGGGGCACCCGCCTCGAGTTCGGCGAGTTCGCCACCGCGCTGACGGCGGACGGGGACGAGGAGATGGCCTGGGTCATCGGCGACGAGGGGTTCGAGATGACGCTGTCGGCCGAAGTGCCCCGGATCGTGGGCCGCGAGGTGCGGGGCGCCGCCGCCGCCATCCAGGACTGCGAGGTGTGGGCCGTTCATCCCGGCGGACGGAGCGTGCTCGACCGGGTGGCTGCCGGGCTCGACCTCTCCGAGGAGCAGATGACGCCCTCCCGGCGCATCCTGCGGGAGTACGGCAACATGTCCAGCGCCACCATCCTCTTCATCCTCCGCGAGATCCTGCACGACGCCTCGGCCGGCGAGACCTCCGTCGGCGCGCTCGCCTTCGGTCCCGGCCTGACGGTGGAGACGGCCCGTCTCTCCCGTCGCGCGCCCGCCACGGCATGA
- a CDS encoding methyltransferase domain-containing protein — MSLRERDRALRELMDDPDADQRRLAATLERFGTVNRLISGWGRVYRRWARPHLSGLGRPARILDLGCGGGDVLARLVTLATADGIPVEGLGVDPDPRAIAVAAGRARRSPHITVRCTDSGTLRAEGERFDLVVSNHVLHHLDDGELHRFADDSKALSRGLVLHGDIERGRTAYGLYALGITPLAPGTFLRTDGLRSIRRSYRTGELDAALRPTGSWSVRRPAPFRLLAVGHGHG; from the coding sequence ATGAGCCTGCGCGAACGTGACCGCGCACTGCGGGAGCTCATGGACGATCCGGACGCCGACCAGCGGCGCCTCGCGGCGACGCTGGAGCGGTTCGGCACCGTGAACCGCCTCATCTCCGGCTGGGGGCGCGTGTACCGGCGCTGGGCGCGGCCTCATCTGAGCGGGCTCGGACGACCCGCCCGCATCCTGGACCTCGGATGCGGCGGCGGCGACGTGCTCGCCCGCCTCGTCACCCTCGCGACCGCCGACGGCATCCCGGTCGAGGGGCTCGGCGTGGATCCCGATCCGCGCGCCATCGCCGTCGCCGCCGGCCGGGCACGGCGCAGCCCGCACATCACGGTGCGCTGCACGGACTCCGGCACGCTGCGTGCCGAGGGCGAGCGGTTCGACCTCGTCGTCTCGAACCACGTGCTGCACCACCTCGACGACGGTGAGCTCCACCGGTTCGCGGACGATTCCAAGGCGCTCTCGCGAGGCCTGGTCCTGCACGGCGACATCGAGCGCGGCCGCACCGCGTACGGACTCTACGCACTGGGGATCACCCCCCTCGCCCCGGGCACGTTCCTGCGCACCGACGGGCTGCGGTCCATCCGGCGCAGCTACCGGACGGGCGAGCTCGACGCCGCGCTGCGCCCGACGGGGAGCTGGTCGGTCCGCCGCCCCGCACCGTTCCGGCTGCTCGCC